GGAGACCCACCTCGGGTGGATCGCCAAGACCGGCTGGGACATCGAGGGCGGCGAGAACGAGAACGGGCTCGACTGGGCCAAGCAGATCCCGGAGAGCCTGTACTCCGCTCCCGCCGGCACCAAGACCGCCACCCCGGTGTTCGACGGTGCCAAGGAGCACGAGATCACCGGTCTGCTCGGGTGCACGCTGCCCAACCGCGACGGCGAGCGGATGGTCAAGTCCGACGGCAAGGCCACGCTGATGGACGGTCGTTCCGGGGAGCCCTTCCCGTTCCCGGTCGCGGTCGGCTACATGTACATCCTGAAGCTGCTGCACCTGGTGGACGACAAGATCCACGCCCGCTCCACCGGCCCGTACTCGATGATCACGCAGCAGCCGCTGGGTGGTAAGGCGCAGTTCGGTGGCCAGCGCTTCGGTGAGATGGAGTGCTGGGCGATGCAGGCCTACGGCGCGGCCTACACGCTGCAGGAGCTGCTCACGATCAAGTCCGACGACGTCGCGGGCCGCGTGAAGGTCTACGAGGCGATCGTCAAGGGCGAGAACATCCCGGAGCCCGGCATCCCGGAGTCGTTCAAGGTGCTCCTCAAGGAGCTCCAGTCGCTCTGCCTGAACGTCGAGGTGCTCTCCAGCGACGGCCAGGCGATCGAGATGCGCGACACCGACGACGAGGACCTCGAGCGGGCCGCGGCGAACCTGGGCATCAACCTGTCCAGCCGCCCCGGTTCCGAGTCGATGACCGTCGACGACGTCGTCAACTGACCGCCTGCCCGAGCCAGATACACAGAAGGAACTGAGGCGAATAGTGCTCGACGTCAACTTCTTCGACGAACTGCGCATCGGCCTGGCCACCGCGGAGCACATCCGTGAGTGGTCCCACGGCGAGGTCAAGAAGCCCGAGACGATCAACTACCGCACGCTCAAGCCCGAGAAGGACGGACTCTTCTGCGAGAAGATCTTCGGTCCGACCCGGGACTGGGAGTGCTACTGCGGCAAGTACAAGCGCGTCCGGTTCAAGGGCATCATCTGCGAGCGCTGCGGCGTGGAGGTCACGCGCGCCAAGGTGCGTCGTGAGCGGATGGGCCACATCGAGCTGGCCGCCCCGGTCACGCACATCTGGTACTTCAAGGGTGTGCCGAGCCGGCTGGGCTACCTGCTCGACCTGGCGCCCAAGGATCTCGAGAAGATCATCTACTTCGCGGCCTACGTGATCACGTCGGTCAACAAGGAACTGCGCCACAACGACCTGTCCACGCTCGAGACCGAGATGAGCGTGGAGCGCAAGCGGGTCGAGAACCGGCGCGACACCGACCTCGAGGAGCGGGCCCAGAAGCTCGAGGCCGACCTGGCCGAGCTCGAGGCCGAGGGCGCGAAGGGCGACGTCCGGCGCAAGGTCAAGGACGGCGGCGAGCGCGAGATGCGCCAGCTCCGTGACCGCGCGCAGCGCGAGCTCGACCGGCTCGACGAGATCTGGACCGCGTTCACCAAGCTCGACGTGCAGCAGCTCATCGCCGACGAGTCGATCTACCGGGAGCTCTACGACCGGTACGGCGACTACTTCACCGGCGCCATGGGCGCCGAGGCGATCCAGACGCTGCTGCAGAACTTCGACATCCCGGCCGAGGCCGAGAACCTGCGGGAGACCATCCGCAGCGGCAAGGGGCAGAAGAAGCTCCGCGCCCTCAAGCGCCTCAAGGTCGTCGCGGCGTTCCAGACCACCGGCAACTCGCCGATGGGCATGGTGCTCGACTGCGTCCCGGTCATCCCGCCGGACCTGCGCCCGATGGTGCAGCTCGACGGTGGCCGCTTCGCCACGTCCGACCTCAACGACCTGTACCGCCGGGTCATCAACCGCAACAACCGCCTCAAGCGACTGATCGACCTCGGCGCGCCCGAGATCATCGTCAACAACGAGAAGCGGATGCTGCAGGAGGCCGTCGACGCGCTGTTCGACAACGGCCGCCGCGGCCGGCCGGTGACGGGCCCGGGCAACCGGCCGCTCAAGTCGCTGTCCGACCTGCTCAAGGGCAAGCAGGGCCGGTTCCGCCAGAACCTGCTCGGCAAGCGCGTCGACTACTCGGGCCGTTCGGTCATCGTCGTCGGCCCGCAGCTCAAGCTGCACCAGTGCGGTCTGCCCAAGCAGATGGCGCTGGAGCTGTTCAAGCCGTTCGTCATGAAGCGGCTGGTCGACCTCAACCACGCGCAGAACATCAAGTCCGCGAAGCGCATGGTCGAGCGCGGCCGCTCGCAGGTGTGGGACGTGCTCGAGGAGGTCATCTCCGAGCACCCGGTGCTGCTCAACCGGGCACCGACCCTGCACCGCCTGGGCATCCAGGCCTTCGAGCCGCAGCTGGTCGAGGGCAAGGCCATCCAGCTCCACCCGCTGGTGTGCGAGGCGTTCAACGCCGACTTCGACGGTGACCAGATGGCGGTGCACCTGCCGCTGTCGGCCGAGGCGCAGTCCGAGGCGCGCGTCCTGATGCTGTCGTCGAACAACATCCTGTCGCCGGCGTCGGGCCGTCCGCTGGCCATGCCGCGTCTGGACATGGTCACGGGCATCTACCACCTGAGCCGGCTGCGCGAGGGCGCACACGGCGAGGGCGGGATCTACTCCTCGGTCGCCGAGGCGATCATGGCGTACGACCGCAAGGTGCTCCACCTGCAGGCGCCGATGAAGATCCGCCTGCACGGGGTCACCCCGCCCGCCGCGATCGCGGAGTCCATCGGCTGGTCCGAGGGCGACCCGTGGCTGGCCGACACCACGCTGGGTCGGGTGCTGTTCAACGAGCTGCTCCCGGCCGACTACCCGTACGTCAACGAGATCCTGCCGAAGAAGCGCCAGGCCATGATCATCAACGATCTGGCCGAGCGGTACTCGATGACCGAGGTCGCGCAGTGCCTCGACCGGCTCAAGGACGCGGGCTTCTACTGGGCCACGCGCTCCGGGGTCACGATGGCCGTCTCCGACGTCATCGTGCCGCCGAACAAGCAGGAGATCCTCGACGGCTACGAGGTCAAGGCCGAGCAGGTCAACAAGCGGTACCTGCGCGGGGCGCTGTCCCACCAGGAGCGCAACGACGAGATGGTCAAGATCTGGACCCAGGCGTCCGAAGAGGTCGCCCGGGCCATGGAGGCCAACTTCCCCGAGGACAACCCGATCCCGACGATCGTCAAGTCGGGCGCGGCGGGCAACATGACCCAGGTCCGGCAGCTCGCCGGTATGCGTGGTCTGGTGGCCAACCCCAAGGGCGAGTACATCCCCCGTCCGATCAAGGCCAACTTCCGTGAGGGCCTGTCGGTGCTGGAGTACTTCATCTCCACGCACGGCACCCGCAAGGGCCTCGCCGACACCGCGCTGCGCACCGCCGACTCGGGCTACCTGACCCGTCGTCTGGTGGACGTGTCGCAGGACGTCATCGTCCGCGAGGTCGACTGCGGCACCGAGCGGGGCGTCACGATGGCCGTCACGGAGGAGACCTCCGACGGCCGCCTGATCCCGCACCGCTACCTGCGCACCAGCGTCTACGCCCGCACCGCGGGCGAGGACGCGATCGGCGCCGACGGCTCGGTCGTCATCCGTCGCGGTGAGGACCTCGGCGACCCGGCGCTCGACGCGATCGTCGCGGCCGGCGTCAAGACGATCAAGGTGCGCAGCCCGCTCACCTGCACGTCGGCCACCGGCATCTGCGGCATGTGCTACGGCCGCTCGATGGCCACCGGCAAGCTGGTCGACGTCGGCGAGGCGGTCGGCATCGTCGCGGCGCAGTCGATCGGTGAGCCCGGCACCCAGCTGACGATGCGCACGTTCCACACCGGTGGTGTGGCGGGTGACGACATCACGACGGGTCTGCCGCGTGTCCAGGAGCTGTTCGAGGCCCGCGTCCCCAAGGGCAAGGCCCCGATCGCCGACGTCGACGGTCGCATCGCGATCGAGGACGGCGAGCGCTTCTGGAAGATCACCCTCACCCCGGACGACGGTGGCGAGGAGATCGTCTACGAGAAGCTGTCCAAGCGGCAGTGGCTCGCGATGACCACGGTCGACGGCCAGGAGCGTCCGCTGGCCGACGGCGACCACGTGCACGTGGGCCAGCTGCTCCTCGAGGGCACGGCCGACCCGCACGAGGTGCTGCGCGTCATGGGTCCGCGTGAGGTGCAGCTGCACCTCGTGCGTGAGGTGCAGAAGGTGTACCGCACGCAGAGCGTCGACATCCACGACAAGCACATCGAGGTGATCGTCCGGCAGATGCTGCGCCGGGTCACGATCATCGACTCGGGGGCCACGGAGTTCCTGCCCGGCGCACTCGCCGAGCGGGCCGACTTCGAGACCCAGAACCGGCGCGTCGTGGCCGAGGGCAACGAGCCCGCGTCCGGCCGCCCGGTCCTGATGGGGATCACGAAGGCCTCGCTGGCCACGGAGTCGTGGCTGTCCGCGGCCTCGTTCCAGGAGACCACCCGGATCCTCACCGATGCCGCGATCAACGGGAAGCGCGACAAGCTCGTCGGGCTCAAGGAGAACGTGATCATCGGAAAGCTGATCCCGGCGGGTACGGGCATCGCCCGCTACCGCGACATCCAGGTCCAGCCCACGGAGGAGGCCCGCGCGGCCGCCTACGCGCTGCCGAGCTACGACGACGGCTACTACAGCCCCGACGTGTTCGGCACGGGCACCGGTGCCGCGGTGCCGCTGGACGACTACGACTTCGGCCGCGACTACCGCTAGGCAGCTCGCCGGCCCGAAGGCCCAGAACGGGGCCGGTCACCTCTCTCCCGTGGAGGTGGCCGGCCCCGTTCGTCGTTGCGCCGGCTCAGTGGTCGCGGTAGTCGCCGACCTCGAAGTGCGCGGTGCGCCTGCGGTACTCGAGCATCAGGCCGGGCCAGTTGTTGACGATCCGGCCCGACGCGGTCCGGTACCAGCTCCGGCAGCCCGTCCAGACGCTGCGGTCGAGCCGGTCCTGCATCTCGGTGTCGAACCGGCTCTCCACCTCCGGGCGCACCGACAGCGGGCCCGCTCCGCCCGCGATCGCGGTGATCGCCTGGCGCACGTAGGCGATCTGGCTCTCCAGCATGTGCACGATCGACCCGGAGCCGACGTTGGTGTTGGGGCCGTAGAGCAGGAACAGGTTGGGGAAGCCGGGCACCGCGATGCCCAGGTGGGCCCTGGCCCCCTCGCGCCACCGGTCCGAGAGCTCGACGCCGCCGGGGCCGAAGACCTTCATCGGGGTGAGGAAGTCGGTGGTGGCGAACCCGGTGCCCAGGACGATCACGTCCGCCGGGTGCTCGGTGCCGTCGGCGGTCCGGACGCCGGTGGGCGTCACGGCCGCGATCGCGTCGGTGACGACGTCGACGTGCGGCCGGGCCAGCGCCGGGAACCAGTCCGAGGAGATGCCGACGCGCTTGCAGCCGACGGGGTAGTCGGGCTGCAGCTTCGCGCGCAGGTCGGCGTCGGGGACCTGGTGGCGCAGCATCGCGTCGTGCGCCCACCGGAACGGGGGCGTCAGCAGCGGGAACCGGGTGAAGCCCAGCGCCCCCGTCTCGAAGAACAGCGTCCAGAACGCGCGGGCGGGCAGCCGCCCGGCGGGGAGCACGCGGAGCAGGGCGCGCCGGACGCGGCCGTAGGCGCGGTCCGGCTTGGGGATCAGGTAGGGCGCGGAGCGCTGGAAGACCGTCATCGACGCGACGTCGTCGACGATCGCGGGCACGAACTGGATCGCGCTCGCGCCCGTGCCGACCACCGCGACACGCTTCCCGGTGAGGTCGACGTCGTGGTCCCACTCGGCGGAGTGGAAGACCGGGCCGGTGAACGAGTCGAGCCCGGGGATCCGCGGGACCGCGGGCCGGGAGAGCTGGCCGCACGCCGGCACCAGCACGTCGGCCTCGATCGAGTCGCCGTCGGAGAGGTCGAGCCGCCACGCGGCGCGCGCCTCGTCCCAGTGGGCCTCGGTGACCTCGGTGCCCAGCCGCGGTTCCAGCCGGTGCTCGGCGGCCACCCGCTCCAGGTAGCGCAGGATGTCGGGTTGCGGGGCGAACCGGCGGGTCCACTCCCGGCCGGGGGCGAAGGAGAACGAGTACAGGTGCGAGGGCACGTCGCACGCCGCGCCGGGGTAGGTGTTGGCGCGCCAGACCCCGCCGACGCCGTCGGCCTTGTCCAGGATCGTCACCTCGGCCGTGCCCGACCCGTGCAGCGCCGCACCCAGCCCGATCCCCCCGAAACCGGCGCCGACCACCGCCACCCGCACCGGGGCCACCGCGCAGTCGCGCCGGACGGTCGCACCCAGCTCCGCGACGGCGGCGTCGGCCTCGGCGAGCAGGCCCGCGAACACCGGGTAGGCGTGCCACAGCCCGGCCGCCCGGGTGTAGGAGACCGGGACGCCCGCCGCCCGGGCCCGCTCGACGAGGGCGTCGGAGTCGCCGACGAGGATCTCGTCGGCCCCGGCCACGACGTGCAGCGGCGGGAAGCCGGTCAGGTCGGCGGTCAGCGGAACGAGCTCCGGGGCGTCGGCGCCGCGGCGGTACTCCTCGGCGGCAGGCGCGAGCGTGGACGGGTCGAGCATGGCGTCGCGGGAGGCGTTGGTGGTGACCCAGGGGGAGCGGAGGTCGAGGTCGAGCCACGGCGAGATCAGCCCGAGCGACCCGGGGAGGTCCTCGCCCGCGGCGCGCAGCCGCAGCGCCAGTGCCATCGCCAGCCCGCCGCCCGCGGAATCACCGAGCACCGCGATGCGTTGTGCCGCATGGCCCGCCGCGCGCAGCGCCCGCCACACCGCCACGGCGTCGTCGACGGCGGCGGGGAACGGGTGCTCGGGAGCGAGCCGGTAGGCCGGCACGTGCACCGGCGCGCCGCAGGCCCGGCTCAGGTGCGCGGTCAGCGCGCGGTGCGAGGTGGGGGAGCCCGTCTTGTACCCGCCGCCGTGGAGGTAGAGCACCTGGTGCGGGCCGTCGGCGCCCGGCGCCGCGACGCGCTCGACGGCCACGCCGCCGAGCGTCGTCGCGGTGCGGCGGGTGCCCAGCGGCAGGGGCAGGACGTACCCCGTGGCGTCGAGCAGGCGCCTGCTGACCGGCAGCGGCAGCAGCGGGGAGAGCAGGGGGGCGACGACGCCCCGGGTGAGCAGCCGGACGGCGGCGCGCGGAAGGGCCATGCCCGACGGTATCCACCCGTGCCCGGTGTCCGGAACGGCTCGCCGGGGCCAGGACGTGCACGAACGGGCCACGTCGCGGATCACGGTGGGTCCCCGCCCGTCTGCGACGAGCGGGGGTCGCTACGCGGCGAGCGGGCGAGTCTGCTTGCACCGCGCGCCGAGGTGCGGCACTCTGGCCGGACCGGCAGACGCTGACCAGGACCCGTTTTGACCCCCTCTCTGCGGGGCGGGTACTCTTGGTGCTTGCGCTCGACCACGGTCGGGCCGATCTGCGCGCCCGGGGGCCGCTGATCGCAGGCTCCGGCCCGTGATCGCGTCCCCGACGCGCAGGGCCGATGGCCACCCGGTGAGGTTCCCCGACTTCATTCATGCGGTGTTCGTCGGTGCGACACGCCCGACCTCGGGGGAGGGCGGCCGGTGCTACCGGCCTCCCCGGCACGACCCAGTCCAGTTAGAGCACCAGCACCACCGACGGGAAGAAGCAGACGGTTCATGCCCACGATCCAGCAGCTGGTCCGCAAGGGCCGTCAGGACAAGGCCACCAAGACGAAGACGGCCGCGCTCAAGGGGAGTCCCCAGCGTCGCGGCGTCTGCACGCGCGTCTACACGACCACCCCGAAGAAGCCGAACTCGGCGCTCCGCAAGGTCGCTCGTGTGCGGCTCACCAGCAACATGGAGATCACGGCCTACATCCCCGGTGAGGGCCACAACCTCCAGGAGCACTCGATCGTCCTCGTCCGCGGTGGCCGCGTGAAGGACCTCCCGGGTGTCCGCTACAAGATCGTCCGTGGCTCGCTGGACACGCAGGGCGTCAAGAACCGCAAGCAGGCTCGCAGCCGTTACGGCGCGAAGAAGGAGAAGAGCTGATGCCTCGCAAGGGCCCTGCTCCGAAGCGACCGCTGGTCTCCGACCCGGTCTACAGCTCGCCGCTGGTCACCCAGCTGGTGAACAAGGTGCTCCAGGACGGCAAGCGCAGCCTCGCCGAGCGGATCGTCTACGCGGCCCTGGAGGGCACGCGGGAGAAGACCGGCACCGACCCGGTCGTCACGCTCAAGCGCGCGCTCGACAACGTCAAGCCCGCCCTGGAGGTGCGCAGCCGCCGCGTCGGTGGCGCCACCTACCAGGTCCCGGTCGAGGTGCGTGCCGTCCGGCAGACCACCCTGGGCCTGCGCTGGCTGGTGTCCTACGCCGGCGCGCGTCGTGAGAAGACCATGGTCGAGCGGCTCATGAACGAGCTCCTCGACGCGAGCAACGGTCTGGGCGCTGCCGTGAAGCGGCGCGAGGACATGCACAAGATGGCGGAGTCCAACAAGGCCTTCGCCCATTACCGCTGGTGACGGGCCGATCGTCCGCGCCAACCTCTTGAGGGAAGCGAGATAGCTGTGGCACGCGACGTGCTGACGGACCTGGGCAAGGTCCGCAACATCGGCATCATGGCCCACATCGACGCCGGCAAGACGACGACGACCGAGCGGATCCTGTACTACACCGGTCTGAACTACAAGATCGGTGAGGTCCACGACGGTGCGGCCACGATGGACTGGATGGAGGAGGAGCAGAAGCGCGGCATCACGATCACGAGCGCCGCGATCACCTGCTTCTGGAAAGACCACCAGATCAACATCATCGACACCCCCGGGCACGTCGACTTCACCGTCGAGGTGGAGCGGTCCCTGCGGGTGCTCGACGGCGCGGTCGCCGTCTTCGACGGCAAGGAAGGTGTCGAGCCGCAGTCCGAGCAGGTCTGGCGGCAGGCCACCAAGTACGACGTCCCGCGCATCTGCTTCGTCAACAAGATGGACAAGCTCGGTGCGGACTTCTACTTCACCGTGCGGACGATCAAGGAGCGCCTCGGCGCCACGCCGCTGCCCCTGCAGCTGCCGATCGGTTCCGAGAACGACTTCATCGGCGTCGTCGACCTGGTCGAGATGCGCGCGCTCACGTGGCGCGGCGAGGTGAAGATCGGTGAGGACTACACCGTCGAGGAGATCCCGGCCGATCTCGCCGAGAAGGCCGCGGAGTACCGCACGGCCCTCGTCGAGGCCGTCGCCGAGACCGACGACGAGCTCATGGAGCTCTACCTCGGTGGCGAGGAGCTCACGGTCGAGCAGATCAAGCACGGCATCCGCAAGATCGTGACCGACCGCATCGCCTACCCGGTGCTGTGCGGGTCCGCGTACAAGAACAAGGGCGTCCAGCCCATGCTCGACGCGGTCATCGCCTACCTCCCGTCCCCGCTCGACGTGCCGCCGGTCGAGGGCACGCTGCAGGACGGCGAGACGGTCGCCACCCGCAAGCCGGACGTGACCGAGCCGTTCTCCGCGCTCGCGTTCAAGATCGCCGCGCACCCGTTCTTCGGCAAGCTCACCTACATCCGGGTCTACTCCGGCAAGGTCGCCGCGGGGTCCCAGGTCGTCAACTCGACCAAGGACCGCAAGGAGCGCATCGGGAAGATGTTCCAGATGCAGGCCAACAAGGAGAACCCGGTCGAGGAGGCCCAGGCCGGCCACATCTACGCGGTCATCGGCCTGAAGGACACCACGACCGGGGAGACCCTGTCGGACCCGCAGCACCCCATCGTGCTCGAGTCGATGTCCTTCCCCGACCCGGTCATCCAGGTCGCGGTGGAGCCGAAGACCAAGGCCGACCAGGAGAAGCTGGGCGTCGCGATCCAGAAGCTGGCCGAGGAGGACCCCACCTTCCAGGTCACGCAGGACGAGGAGTCCGGTCAGACGATCCTCGCCGGCATGGGGGAGCTGCACCTCGAGGTGCTGGTGAACCGCATGAAGACCGACTACAAGGTCGAGGCGAACATCGGCAAGCCGCAGGTCGCCTACCGCGAGACCATCCGCCGGACGGTGGAGAAGTACAGCTACACGCACAAGAAGCAGACCGGTGGCTCGGGCCAGTTCGCCAAGGTGATCATCACCATCGAGCCCCTGGACACCGCCGACGGTGCGCTGTACGAGTTCGACAACAAGGTCACCGGTGGCCGCATCCCGCGGGAGTACATCCCGTCGGTCGACGCCGGAGCGCAGGACGCCATGCAGTACGGCATCCTGGCCGGCTTCCCGCTCGTCGGGGTCAAGCTGACCCTGGTCGACGGTGCGTACCACGAGGTCGACTCGTCCGAGATGGCGTTCAAGGTCGCCGGCTCGATCGCGCTCAAGGAGGCCGCACGTCAGGCCAGCCCGGCGCTGCTCGAGCCGATGATGGCCGTCGAGGTCACCACGCCCGAGGACTACATGGGTGAAGTGATCGGCGACCTCAACTCCCGCCGCGGCCAGATCCAGGCCATGGAGGAGCGGGCGGGCGCCCGCGTCGTCAAGGCGCTGGTCCCGCTGTCCGAGATGTTCGGCTACGTCGGCGACCTCCGGTCGCGGACCCAGGGCCGGGCGAACTACACCATGGTCTTCGACTCCTACGCGGAGGTCCCGACCAACGTGGCCAAGGAGATCATCGCCAAGGCCACGGGCGAGTAAGAGATCGTCCCCGGCGGGCCCTCCCTGGGCCCGCCGGACCCCGTTCCACCCACAGACCCCCCCGTCAGCACGGCGGATGAAGTCACTCAGTCCAGGAGGATTCCCCAGTGGCGAAGGCGAAGTTCGAGCGGACCAAGCCGCACGTCAACATCGGCACCATCGGTCACATCGACCACGGTAAGACCACGCTGACGGCGGCCATCACCAAGGTTCTGCACGACAAGTTCCCGACGCTCAACGCGGCGTCGGCGTTCGACCAGATCGACAAGGCTCCCGAGGAGCGCCAGCGCGGCATCACGATCTCGATCGCGCACGTCGAGTACCAGACCGAGAAGCGCCACTACGCGCACGTCGACTGCCCCGGGCACGCCGACTACATCAAGAACATGATCACCGGTGCGGCCCAGATGGACGGCGCCATCCTCGTGGTCGCCGCCACCGACGGCCCCATGCCCCAGACGCGTGAGCACGTGCTGCTCGCCCGCCAGGTCGGCGTGCCGTACATCGTCGTCGCGCTGAACAAGGCCGACATGGTGGACGACGAGGAGATCATGGAGCTCGTCGAGCTCGAGGTCCGTGAGCTGCTCTCGGCTCAGGAGTACCCCGGCGACGACCTCCCGATCGTCCGCGTCTCGGCGCTCAAGGCGCTCGAGGGCGACCCGGTGTGGGCCGAGAAGCTGCTCGAGCTCATGGACGCCGTCGACGAGTCGATCCCGGAGCCCGAGCGCGACGTCGACCGTCCGTTCCTGATGCCGGTCGAGGACGTCTTCACGATCTCCGGTCGTGGCACCGTCGTCACCGGCCGCATCGAGCGCGGCATCGTCAAGGTGAACGAGGAGGTCGAGGTCGTCGGCATCCGCGAGAAGTCGTTCAAGACCACCACGACCTCCATCGAGATGTTCAAGAAGTTCCTCGACGAGGGTCGCGCCGGCGACAACGCGGCGCTGCTGCTCCGCGGCATCAAGCGTGAGCAGGTCGAGCGCGGCATGGTCATCGTGAAGCCCGGCACCACCACGCCGCACACCGAGTTCGAGGGCCAGGTCTACATCCTGTCCAAGGACGAGGGCGGCCGGCACACGCCGTTCTTCAACAACTACCGTCCGCAGTTCTACTTCCGGACGACGGACGTCACCGGCGTGGTCACGCTGCCCAGCGGCACCGAGATGGTCATGCCCGGCGACAACACCACCATGGAGGTCAAGCTGATCCAGCCGATCGCCATGGAGGAGGGCCTGCAGTTCGCCATCCGCGAGGGTGGCCGGACGGTCGGCGCCGGCCAGGTCATCAAGATCAACAAGTAGGACCGCACCACCCCCGGTCAAGGATGCCGCGCACCCGTGTGGCATCCTTGACGGGTTGCGCGTAGGGCGCCGGCATGCGCGGAGTTCGTCTCCGCGCGTGCCGGGCCCGGCGCCAGCCCCCCGAGCACAGCGACCCCCCGGGGTCGCGGGTGATCCCGGGGACCGGATCGCGAGAAACGGCGACACGCCCGACCTCGTGGACCGGAGCCCAGACCGTGCGAACCGACAGCGCCACCGCGCGCTGCGCCGGTCCACGGGCCGGGCCCGACCCGGACCACCCGTACACGCGGCAGGACAGAGAAGGACGACCGACGACCATGGCGGGACAGAAGATCCGCATCAGGCTGAAGGCCTACGACCACGAGGCCATCGACGCCTCCGCGCGCAAGATCGTCGAGACGGTCACGCGCACGGGAGCTCGGGTCGTCGGGCCGGTGCCTCTGCCGACGGAGAAGAACATCTACTGCGTCATCCGCTCGCCGCACAAGTACAAGGACTCGCGCGAGCACTTCGAGATGCGCACCCACAAGCGGCTGATCGACATCCTCGACCCGACGCCCAAGACGGTCGACGCGCTCATGCGCATCGACCTGCCGGCGTCCGTCGACGTGAACATTCAGTAGGGCTGACGGACATCATGAGCGAACGACAGATCACCGGGATCCTGGGCACCAAGCTCGGGATGACCCAGGTCTTCGACGAGAACAACCGGGTGGTCCCGGTCACCGTGGTCCAGGCGGGCCCGAACGTGGTGACCCAGGTCCGCACCACCGAGAAGGACGGCTACGTCGCCGTCCAGCTGGCGTACGGCGCCATCGACCCGCGCAAGGTGAACAAGCCGCGCACCGGCCACTTCGGCAAGGCGGGCACCACGCCGCGTCGCCACCTGGTCGAGCTGCGCACCTCCGACGCCGGCGAGTACTCGCTCGGCCAGGAGATCACCGCCGAGGTGTTCGAGAACGGCGCCACCGTCGACGTGGTCGGCACGTCCAAGGGCAAGGGCACCGCGGGCGTCATGAAGCGCCACGGCTTCCACGGCCTCGGCGCCAGCCACGGCGTGCAGCGCAAGCACCGCTCGCCGGGCTCCATCGGTGGCTGCGCGACCCCCGGTCGCGTCTTCAAGGGCATCAAGATGGCCGGTCGCATGGGCGTCGCGCGCGTCACCACCCAGAACCTCACGGTCTACCGGGTGGACGCCGAGCGCGGGCTGCTGCTGATCAAGGGTGCCGTCCCCGGACCCCGCGGCGGACTGCTGCTGGTCAAGAGCGCCGCGAAGGGTGGTGTGAAGGCATGACCACGACCGTGAAGGCCGATCTCCCCGCGCACGTCTTCGACGTCACCGCGAACGTGCCGCTGATGCACCAGGTGGTGGTGGCCCAGCTGGCCGCCGCCCGCCAGGGCACGCACGACACGAAGACCCGCGGTGAGGTTCGCGGTGGCGGCAAGAAGCCGTACCGCCAGAAGGGCACCGGCCGCGCGCGCCAGGGCTCGACCCGTGCGCCGCAGTTC
This sequence is a window from Pseudonocardia petroleophila. Protein-coding genes within it:
- the fusA gene encoding elongation factor G; translation: MARDVLTDLGKVRNIGIMAHIDAGKTTTTERILYYTGLNYKIGEVHDGAATMDWMEEEQKRGITITSAAITCFWKDHQINIIDTPGHVDFTVEVERSLRVLDGAVAVFDGKEGVEPQSEQVWRQATKYDVPRICFVNKMDKLGADFYFTVRTIKERLGATPLPLQLPIGSENDFIGVVDLVEMRALTWRGEVKIGEDYTVEEIPADLAEKAAEYRTALVEAVAETDDELMELYLGGEELTVEQIKHGIRKIVTDRIAYPVLCGSAYKNKGVQPMLDAVIAYLPSPLDVPPVEGTLQDGETVATRKPDVTEPFSALAFKIAAHPFFGKLTYIRVYSGKVAAGSQVVNSTKDRKERIGKMFQMQANKENPVEEAQAGHIYAVIGLKDTTTGETLSDPQHPIVLESMSFPDPVIQVAVEPKTKADQEKLGVAIQKLAEEDPTFQVTQDEESGQTILAGMGELHLEVLVNRMKTDYKVEANIGKPQVAYRETIRRTVEKYSYTHKKQTGGSGQFAKVIITIEPLDTADGALYEFDNKVTGGRIPREYIPSVDAGAQDAMQYGILAGFPLVGVKLTLVDGAYHEVDSSEMAFKVAGSIALKEAARQASPALLEPMMAVEVTTPEDYMGEVIGDLNSRRGQIQAMEERAGARVVKALVPLSEMFGYVGDLRSRTQGRANYTMVFDSYAEVPTNVAKEIIAKATGE
- the tuf gene encoding elongation factor Tu codes for the protein MAKAKFERTKPHVNIGTIGHIDHGKTTLTAAITKVLHDKFPTLNAASAFDQIDKAPEERQRGITISIAHVEYQTEKRHYAHVDCPGHADYIKNMITGAAQMDGAILVVAATDGPMPQTREHVLLARQVGVPYIVVALNKADMVDDEEIMELVELEVRELLSAQEYPGDDLPIVRVSALKALEGDPVWAEKLLELMDAVDESIPEPERDVDRPFLMPVEDVFTISGRGTVVTGRIERGIVKVNEEVEVVGIREKSFKTTTTSIEMFKKFLDEGRAGDNAALLLRGIKREQVERGMVIVKPGTTTPHTEFEGQVYILSKDEGGRHTPFFNNYRPQFYFRTTDVTGVVTLPSGTEMVMPGDNTTMEVKLIQPIAMEEGLQFAIREGGRTVGAGQVIKINK
- the rpsJ gene encoding 30S ribosomal protein S10, whose product is MAGQKIRIRLKAYDHEAIDASARKIVETVTRTGARVVGPVPLPTEKNIYCVIRSPHKYKDSREHFEMRTHKRLIDILDPTPKTVDALMRIDLPASVDVNIQ
- the rplC gene encoding 50S ribosomal protein L3, translating into MSERQITGILGTKLGMTQVFDENNRVVPVTVVQAGPNVVTQVRTTEKDGYVAVQLAYGAIDPRKVNKPRTGHFGKAGTTPRRHLVELRTSDAGEYSLGQEITAEVFENGATVDVVGTSKGKGTAGVMKRHGFHGLGASHGVQRKHRSPGSIGGCATPGRVFKGIKMAGRMGVARVTTQNLTVYRVDAERGLLLIKGAVPGPRGGLLLVKSAAKGGVKA